The following proteins are co-located in the Cupriavidus pauculus genome:
- the ptsP gene encoding phosphoenolpyruvate--protein phosphotransferase has product MPFALHGIPVSRGVAIGRAHILAPAALDVSHYLVDEDRLDAEVERLRAARAAVRAELAVLKRDLPRDAPEEMGAFLDVHTMILDDEALSREPETLILQRRYNAEWALTTRLEELMRQFDEIEDEYLRERKADIQQVVERILKVLAGAPVLAPAPVPALAPDGEAAPGVIVVAHDIGPADMLQFKHTMFHGFVTDLGGRTSHTAIVARSLDIPAAVGVKSASELIRQDDWIIIDGDAGLVIVDPSAIILEEYRHRQSERALEKKRLQRLRHMPAVTLDGLEIELLANIELAEDAGAALSAGAVGVGLFRSEFLFMNRRSEMPDEEEQFLAYRNAVEAMHGLPVTIRTIDVGADKPLDGLADEFETALNPALGLRAIRWSLSEPAMFLTQLRALLRASAFGPVRLLIPMLAHASEIDQTLDLIAQAKRQLDARGQPYDPGIKIGAMIEIPAAVLLLPLFLKRMDFLSIGTNDLIQYTLAIDRADNAVAHLYDPLHPAVLQLIARTIRDANHAGVPVAVCGEMAGDPAMTRLLLGMGLREFSMHPAQLLRVKQEVIHADCGRLSKVVDQILACYEPDELAVALKQLQG; this is encoded by the coding sequence ATGCCCTTTGCCTTGCACGGCATTCCGGTTTCTCGTGGGGTCGCCATCGGGCGGGCCCATATCCTCGCGCCGGCGGCGCTGGACGTATCGCACTACCTGGTCGACGAAGACCGGCTCGATGCCGAGGTAGAGCGATTGCGCGCGGCGCGCGCGGCCGTGCGGGCGGAACTGGCGGTCCTGAAGCGCGACCTGCCGCGCGACGCGCCCGAGGAAATGGGCGCGTTCCTGGACGTCCACACGATGATCCTGGACGACGAGGCGTTGTCGCGCGAGCCCGAGACGCTGATCCTGCAGCGCCGCTACAACGCGGAGTGGGCACTGACCACGCGGCTTGAGGAACTGATGCGCCAGTTCGACGAGATCGAGGACGAATACCTGCGCGAGCGCAAGGCCGATATCCAGCAGGTGGTGGAGCGCATCCTGAAGGTGCTGGCTGGCGCGCCGGTGCTGGCGCCGGCCCCGGTGCCCGCGCTGGCGCCCGACGGCGAGGCGGCGCCCGGCGTGATCGTGGTGGCCCACGACATCGGCCCGGCCGACATGCTCCAGTTCAAGCACACGATGTTCCACGGGTTCGTGACCGACCTGGGCGGGCGCACGTCGCACACGGCCATCGTCGCGCGCAGCCTGGACATCCCGGCGGCCGTGGGCGTCAAGAGCGCCAGCGAGCTGATCCGGCAGGACGACTGGATCATCATCGACGGCGACGCGGGGCTGGTGATCGTCGACCCGTCGGCCATCATCCTGGAGGAATACCGGCACCGCCAGAGCGAGCGGGCGCTGGAAAAGAAGCGGCTGCAACGGCTGCGGCACATGCCGGCGGTGACGCTGGACGGGCTGGAGATCGAACTGCTTGCCAATATCGAACTGGCCGAGGACGCCGGCGCGGCGCTGTCGGCCGGCGCGGTGGGCGTGGGTTTGTTCCGCTCGGAATTCCTGTTCATGAACCGGCGCAGCGAGATGCCGGACGAGGAGGAGCAGTTCCTGGCCTACCGCAACGCCGTGGAGGCCATGCACGGCCTGCCCGTGACGATCCGGACCATCGACGTGGGCGCCGACAAGCCGCTGGACGGCCTGGCCGACGAATTCGAGACCGCGCTGAACCCGGCGCTGGGGCTGCGGGCAATCCGCTGGTCGCTGTCCGAGCCGGCCATGTTCCTGACCCAGCTGCGCGCGCTGCTGCGGGCGTCGGCCTTCGGCCCGGTGCGGCTGCTGATCCCGATGCTGGCCCACGCCAGCGAGATCGACCAGACGCTGGACCTGATCGCCCAGGCCAAGCGCCAGCTGGACGCGCGCGGCCAGCCGTACGATCCGGGCATCAAGATCGGCGCGATGATCGAGATCCCGGCGGCCGTGCTGCTGCTGCCGCTGTTCCTGAAGCGGATGGATTTCCTGTCCATTGGCACCAATGACCTGATCCAGTACACGCTGGCCATCGACCGTGCCGACAACGCGGTGGCGCACCTGTACGACCCGCTGCACCCGGCCGTGCTGCAACTGATCGCCCGGACGATCCGCGACGCCAACCACGCGGGCGTGCCGGTGGCGGTGTGCGGGGAAATGGCGGGCGACCCGGCCATGACCCGGCTGCTGCTGGGCATGGGGCTGCGCGAGTTCTCGATGCACCCGGCCCAGCTGCTGCGCGTGAAGCAGGAGGTCATCCACGCCGATTGCGGGCGCCTGAGCAAGGTGGTCGACCAGATCCTGGCCTGCTACGAGCCCGACGAACTGGCGGTGGCCCTGAAGCAGTTGCAGGGCTGA
- a CDS encoding ShlB/FhaC/HecB family hemolysin secretion/activation protein — translation MSRAIPAAGVWWGGLALAQVPPDVADAVRRMQREQSQQLQRERSVEDASERARQVQAPTVALESGARPSDAFSADLPAESACFDIATLLLEVPAQMSPETQRLGASALPMDPFRFAQDYLDRFAGQCIGREGINTIVRRLGAQILGRGYTTTRVAVPAQNLASGTLRLTLIPGVIRQIRFADAATRGTWRTAFPARPGDLLDIRDLEQGLEQMKRVPSQDVEMQIVPAELPGESDVVITVRRQKPWKLVAGLDDSGSPGTGKLQANASVGIDNLLGLNDLFNLGGSHDANTGQGGRGTWGANASYSVPWGNWTIGASASTYQYFQRIAGHNETFESSGDSRSAELKAQYLLQRDQFQKNTLQFRLGRRWSHAFIADTEILNQQRNTTFAELAWLHRRQLGPAQLDLQLAYRFGVPWFGGQTQVRTLEPDAPGLRNRFLYRVAVLDATLAVPLSLPVGDSRRLPLRYVTTVHGQYTGQATFSSEFLSIGNRWTVRGFDGDLTLAAERGAYWRNDLEVPLGGSGYTAYLALDAGTVGGPSAAWLAGRTLAGTAVGLRGSPFRGLYFDAFLGWPLYQPDTFPTRKPTGGFSVSYQY, via the coding sequence TTGAGCCGCGCCATTCCAGCGGCGGGCGTGTGGTGGGGCGGACTGGCGCTGGCGCAGGTGCCGCCCGACGTCGCGGATGCGGTGCGCCGGATGCAGCGCGAGCAGAGCCAGCAGTTGCAGCGGGAGCGCAGTGTCGAGGACGCCAGCGAGCGTGCCCGTCAGGTTCAGGCGCCCACCGTGGCGCTGGAAAGCGGCGCCCGCCCTTCGGACGCGTTCTCGGCAGACCTTCCCGCGGAGTCAGCGTGTTTCGACATCGCCACGTTGCTGCTCGAAGTACCGGCACAGATGTCGCCTGAGACCCAACGCCTAGGCGCCAGCGCTTTGCCGATGGACCCTTTCCGCTTCGCACAAGACTACCTCGACCGCTTCGCGGGCCAGTGCATCGGCCGCGAAGGCATCAACACCATCGTCCGCCGGCTCGGCGCCCAAATTCTCGGGCGTGGCTACACCACGACGCGCGTGGCCGTACCGGCACAGAACCTGGCTTCCGGCACGCTGCGCCTCACGCTGATACCCGGCGTGATCCGGCAGATCCGCTTCGCCGACGCGGCTACGCGTGGCACGTGGCGCACGGCCTTCCCGGCGCGCCCGGGCGACCTGCTCGACATCCGCGACCTCGAACAAGGTCTCGAACAGATGAAACGCGTGCCGAGCCAGGACGTGGAAATGCAGATCGTGCCCGCCGAGCTGCCCGGCGAATCCGATGTCGTGATCACGGTGAGACGGCAGAAACCGTGGAAGCTGGTGGCCGGACTCGACGACAGCGGCAGCCCGGGCACCGGCAAGCTGCAAGCCAACGCCTCGGTGGGCATCGACAACCTGCTGGGGCTGAACGACCTGTTCAACCTCGGCGGCAGCCACGATGCCAACACTGGCCAGGGCGGTCGCGGCACCTGGGGCGCCAATGCCAGCTACTCGGTGCCCTGGGGCAACTGGACCATCGGCGCCAGCGCCAGCACCTATCAGTACTTCCAGCGCATCGCCGGCCACAACGAGACGTTCGAGTCGAGCGGCGATTCCAGATCCGCCGAGCTGAAGGCCCAGTACCTGCTGCAGCGCGACCAGTTCCAGAAGAACACGCTGCAGTTCCGGCTGGGCAGGCGGTGGAGCCACGCGTTCATCGCCGATACCGAGATCCTGAACCAGCAGCGCAACACCACGTTCGCCGAGCTGGCGTGGCTGCATCGGCGGCAATTGGGCCCGGCCCAGCTCGATCTGCAACTGGCCTACCGCTTTGGCGTGCCGTGGTTTGGCGGCCAGACGCAGGTCCGCACGCTGGAACCCGACGCGCCAGGCCTGCGCAACAGGTTCCTCTATCGCGTGGCGGTGCTCGATGCCACGCTGGCCGTGCCGCTCAGCCTGCCCGTGGGCGATTCGCGCCGTCTGCCGCTGCGCTACGTCACCACGGTTCATGGCCAGTACACCGGGCAAGCCACGTTCTCCAGCGAGTTCCTGTCGATCGGCAACCGCTGGACCGTGCGCGGCTTCGACGGTGACCTGACGCTGGCCGCCGAGCGCGGTGCCTACTGGCGCAACGACCTCGAAGTGCCGCTCGGCGGCAGCGGCTACACCGCCTACCTGGCGCTCGACGCGGGCACCGTGGGCGGTCCCAGCGCTGCATGGCTGGCTGGCCGCACGCTGGCCGGCACCGCCGTGGGCCTGCGCGGCAGCCCGTTCCGGGGCCTGTACTTCGACGCCTTTCTCGGCTGGCCGCTCTACCAGCCCGACACCTTCCCGACCCGCAAGCCAACCGGTGGCTTCTCTGTCTCCTATCAGTACTGA
- the gshA gene encoding glutamate--cysteine ligase, translating to MVPHLITALNGPLLELEKKILDATPSIERWFRLEWQEHTPPFYCSVDLRNAGFKLAPVDTNLFPGGFNNLAPEMLPLAVQAAMAAIEKICPDAKNLLLIPERHTRNMFYLQNVARLSLIMRQAGLNVRLGSLSEEITEPTPIELPDGQTLVVEPLARLGSKGRRLGLKDFDPCSILLNNDLSAGIPPVLENIQEQYLLPPLHAGWSTRRKSSHFAAYDEVAKKFAKLIDIDPWMVNPYFARQSGVNFHERIGEEELADAVEGVLKKIAKKYREYGIKETPYVVVKADAGTYGMGIMTVRDPAEVKGLNRKERNKMSVVKEGLEVSDVIIQEGVHTFEKVNEAVAEPVVYMIDRYVVGGFYRVHTGRGNDENLNAPGMHFVPLAFAPNGIPDSHAKPGAAVPNRFYMYGVVARLALLAASLELEKTDPNPIL from the coding sequence ATGGTCCCGCACCTCATCACCGCGCTGAACGGTCCGCTGCTCGAGCTGGAAAAGAAGATCCTGGACGCCACCCCGTCCATCGAGCGCTGGTTCAGGCTGGAATGGCAGGAACATACCCCGCCGTTCTATTGTTCCGTCGACCTGCGCAATGCCGGCTTCAAGCTGGCGCCCGTCGACACGAACCTGTTCCCGGGCGGTTTCAACAATCTCGCCCCCGAAATGCTGCCGCTGGCCGTGCAGGCCGCCATGGCCGCGATCGAGAAGATCTGCCCGGACGCCAAGAACCTGCTGCTGATTCCCGAGCGCCACACCCGCAACATGTTCTACCTGCAGAACGTGGCGCGGCTGTCGCTGATCATGCGCCAGGCCGGGCTCAACGTGCGGCTGGGGTCGCTGTCCGAGGAAATCACCGAGCCTACCCCGATCGAACTGCCCGACGGCCAGACGCTGGTCGTGGAGCCGCTGGCGCGGCTGGGCTCCAAGGGCCGCCGCCTGGGGCTCAAGGATTTCGACCCGTGCTCGATCCTGCTGAACAACGACCTGTCGGCCGGCATCCCGCCGGTGCTGGAGAACATCCAGGAGCAGTACCTGCTGCCGCCGCTGCACGCGGGCTGGTCCACGCGCCGCAAGAGCAGCCACTTTGCGGCCTATGACGAGGTGGCCAAGAAGTTCGCCAAGCTGATCGACATCGACCCGTGGATGGTGAACCCGTACTTCGCGCGCCAGTCGGGCGTGAACTTCCACGAGCGGATTGGCGAGGAAGAACTGGCCGATGCCGTGGAAGGCGTGCTGAAGAAGATCGCCAAGAAGTACCGCGAGTACGGCATCAAGGAAACGCCGTACGTGGTGGTCAAGGCCGATGCGGGCACCTACGGCATGGGCATCATGACCGTGCGCGACCCGGCCGAGGTCAAGGGCCTGAACCGCAAGGAACGCAACAAGATGAGCGTCGTCAAGGAGGGCCTGGAGGTCTCCGACGTCATCATCCAGGAAGGCGTGCACACGTTTGAGAAGGTCAACGAGGCCGTGGCCGAGCCCGTGGTCTACATGATCGACCGCTACGTGGTGGGCGGCTTCTACCGCGTGCACACCGGCCGTGGCAACGACGAGAACCTGAACGCGCCGGGCATGCATTTTGTGCCGCTGGCCTTTGCGCCGAACGGTATTCCGGACAGCCATGCCAAGCCGGGCGCGGCCGTGCCGAACCGCTTCTACATGTATGGCGTGGTGGCGCGGCTGGCGCTGCTGGCGGCGTCGCTGGAACTCGAGAAGACCGACCCGAACCCGATCCTCTGA
- the gshB gene encoding glutathione synthase — protein sequence MRILFITDPLETFKTYKDSTYAMMTEAAARGHELFFCLQSQLSLAADVVEAVVRPLELLDDAHDWFRLGEAAVLPLATFDAVLMRKDPPFDMEYVTSTWLLELAERQGARVFNRPQAIRDHSEKLAIGQYPQFVTPTLVTRDAGRIRAFHAEHQDIIVKPLDGMGGMGIFRVGADGMNLGAIVETLGNNGARTLMVQRYIPAIKEGDKRILLIGGKPVPYSLARIPQGSEIRGNLAAGGIGRAQELSARDREIAEALAPGLWKQGLLLVGLDVIGDYLTEVNVTSPTCFQEITQQTGFNVGAMFIDALEEAVASERR from the coding sequence ATGCGCATTCTCTTCATCACCGATCCGCTGGAAACCTTCAAGACCTACAAGGATTCCACCTACGCCATGATGACCGAGGCGGCGGCGCGCGGGCACGAGCTGTTCTTCTGCCTGCAGTCGCAGCTTTCGCTGGCCGCCGACGTGGTGGAAGCCGTGGTCCGGCCGCTGGAACTGCTCGACGACGCGCACGACTGGTTCCGCCTGGGCGAGGCCGCCGTGCTGCCGCTGGCCACGTTCGACGCGGTGCTGATGCGCAAGGACCCGCCGTTCGACATGGAATACGTGACCAGCACCTGGCTGCTGGAACTGGCCGAGCGCCAGGGCGCGCGCGTGTTCAACCGGCCGCAGGCCATCCGCGACCATTCCGAGAAGCTGGCGATCGGCCAGTATCCGCAGTTCGTCACGCCGACGCTGGTCACGCGCGACGCCGGCCGTATCCGGGCCTTCCACGCCGAGCACCAGGACATCATCGTCAAGCCGCTGGACGGCATGGGCGGGATGGGCATCTTCCGCGTGGGCGCCGACGGCATGAACCTGGGGGCCATCGTCGAGACGCTGGGCAACAACGGCGCCCGCACGCTGATGGTCCAGCGCTACATCCCGGCGATCAAGGAAGGCGACAAGCGCATCCTGCTGATTGGCGGCAAGCCCGTGCCGTACTCGCTGGCGCGCATCCCGCAGGGCAGCGAGATCCGCGGCAACCTGGCGGCGGGCGGCATTGGCCGCGCCCAGGAGCTGAGCGCGCGTGACCGCGAGATCGCCGAAGCGCTGGCGCCGGGCCTGTGGAAGCAGGGCCTGCTGCTGGTGGGGCTGGACGTGATCGGCGACTACCTGACCGAGGTAAATGTGACGAGTCCGACCTGTTTTCAGGAAATCACGCAGCAGACGGGCTTCAACGTCGGCGCGATGTTCATCGACGCGCTCGAAGAGGCGGTGGCCAGCGAGCGGCGCTGA
- a CDS encoding HPr family phosphocarrier protein, which yields MLQRDTTIINKLGLHARASAKLTQLAGSFDSQVKMSRNGRQVDAKSIMGVMMLAAGIGSTVTIETDGPDEQEAMDALLALIANRFGEGE from the coding sequence ATGCTGCAGAGGGACACCACCATCATCAATAAGCTCGGGCTCCATGCCCGCGCGTCCGCCAAGCTCACGCAACTGGCGGGCAGTTTCGACAGCCAGGTCAAGATGTCCCGCAACGGGCGCCAGGTCGACGCCAAGAGCATCATGGGCGTGATGATGCTGGCCGCCGGCATTGGCTCGACGGTCACGATCGAGACCGACGGCCCCGACGAGCAGGAAGCGATGGACGCGCTGCTGGCGCTGATCGCCAACCGCTTTGGCGAAGGCGAGTGA
- a CDS encoding PTS sugar transporter subunit IIA: MAGILIIAHAPLASALRDCAAHVYCGQPPRVEAIDVVADADPAAVLADAQRSLAAVCEENGALVLTDIFGATPANIAARLAEPGRVKVLAGVNLPMLVRAICYRAEKLDQLATKALAGGAQGVLQIGTTTVQNQTANHPDKYAAEGHHHHQ; this comes from the coding sequence ATGGCAGGAATTCTGATCATCGCGCATGCGCCGCTGGCTTCGGCGCTGCGCGATTGCGCTGCCCACGTCTACTGTGGCCAGCCGCCCCGGGTCGAGGCAATCGACGTCGTGGCCGATGCCGATCCGGCTGCCGTGCTGGCCGACGCGCAGCGCAGCCTGGCAGCGGTCTGCGAGGAAAACGGTGCCCTGGTGCTGACCGATATCTTTGGCGCAACGCCCGCCAACATCGCCGCCCGCCTGGCCGAACCCGGCCGCGTGAAAGTGCTGGCTGGCGTGAACCTTCCCATGCTTGTGCGCGCCATCTGCTACCGGGCCGAAAAGCTCGACCAGCTTGCCACCAAGGCGCTGGCCGGCGGCGCGCAGGGCGTGCTGCAGATTGGCACCACCACCGTCCAGAACCAAACCGCAAACCATCCCGATAAATATGCTGCAGAGGGACACCACCATCATCAATAA
- a CDS encoding NirD/YgiW/YdeI family stress tolerance protein, protein MPRFSRWILVAGAVLASAAAQAQYAGPGAVSTTTTVKDLLAQGRDDQQVLLQGRIVRHLGGEDYEFADATGKMRVEIDHQLLSGHHPAIDDKREVRLTGEFERKVIGQPHVEVDRLEVVR, encoded by the coding sequence ATGCCACGATTCTCCAGATGGATCCTTGTCGCCGGCGCCGTGCTGGCGTCCGCCGCCGCACAGGCGCAGTACGCGGGGCCGGGCGCTGTCTCTACCACCACCACGGTCAAGGACCTGCTGGCGCAGGGCCGTGACGACCAGCAGGTGTTGCTGCAGGGGCGGATCGTCCGGCACCTGGGCGGCGAGGACTACGAGTTTGCCGATGCCACCGGCAAGATGCGTGTCGAGATCGACCACCAGTTGCTGTCCGGACACCATCCGGCGATTGACGACAAGCGCGAGGTCAGGCTGACCGGCGAATTCGAGCGTAAGGTCATCGGGCAGCCGCACGTGGAGGTCGACCGGCTCGAAGTCGTGCGTTAG